From a single Miscanthus floridulus cultivar M001 chromosome 8, ASM1932011v1, whole genome shotgun sequence genomic region:
- the LOC136471363 gene encoding ribosomal RNA-processing protein 8-like, whose protein sequence is MDPPQESAAAGRKRRRRGGVRNRKKLSSQKGLPPAAAPPTPASPPVKRRRKDIASQAAAMPKRGNTSSLLDKMRARLSGGHFRMLNEKLYTCSGEDAFDYFKNDPNLFDVYHTGYQEQMSHWPEQPVNVIINWLKSHNASWTVADFGCGNAAVAKNVKNKVFSIDLVSDDPSVIACDMAHTPLEPSSIDVAIFCLSLMGINYPSYLEEANRVLKPSGWLVIAEVRSRLDPNNGGADPEKFSKAIIQLGFSLVSKDVKNKMFILFCFRKKEKSKVAKGIDWPQLKPCLYKRR, encoded by the exons ATGGATCCACCGCAAGAGTCGGCCGCCGCCGGCCGCAAgcggcgccggcgagggggcgtCCGGAATCGCAAAAAGCTTTCCTCGCAGAAGGGGCTTCCTCCGGCGGCTGCGCCCCCAACACCGGCGTCCCCACCGGTCAAGCGGCGGCGCAAGGACATCGCTAGCCAGGCCGCCGCCATGCCGAAGAGAGGCAACACCTCGAGCCTACTGGACAAG ATGCGTGCAAGGTTATCTGGTGGTCATTTCAGAATGTTAAACGAGAAGCTATACACTTGCAG TGGAGAGGATGCGTTTGACTACTTCAAAAATGACCCTAATCTTTTTGATGTG TATCATACAGGATATCAAGAGCAGATGTCACACTGGCCTGAACAGCCAGTGAATGTAATAATCAATTGGTTGAAGAGTCACAATGCATCATGGACTGTTGCTGATTTTGGCTGTG GCAATGCCGCAGTTGCAAAAAATGTGAAGAACAAGGTTTTCTCCATTGATCTTGTTTCAGATGATCCTTCAGTGATTGCTTGTGATATGGCTCAT ACTCCATTGGAGCCATCTTCTATAGATGTTGCAATATTTTGTCTTTCTTTGATGGGAATCAACTATCCAAGTTACTTAGAGGAAGCAAATAGGGTTCTGAAGCCAAG TGGTTGGCTTGTTATTGCTGAAGTGCGAAGTAGGCTAGACCCAAACAATGGAGGTGCTGATCCTGAAAAGTTTTCTAAAGCCATTATCCAGCTTGGCTTTTCGCTTGTTTCAAAG GATGTGAAAAATAAAATGTTCATTCTTTTCTGCTTCAGGAAAAAG GAAAAAAGTAAGGTGGCAAAGGGCATCGATTGGCCCCAGTTGAAACCGTGCTTGTACAAACGGCGATGA